Proteins from a genomic interval of Apteryx mantelli isolate bAptMan1 chromosome 5, bAptMan1.hap1, whole genome shotgun sequence:
- the UGT8 gene encoding 2-hydroxyacylsphingosine 1-beta-galactosyltransferase, with product MKPYTPALILLWSAVGIARAAKIVVVPPIMFESHLYIFKTLASALHDQGHQTVFLLSEGRDIPPSNHYRLQRYPGIFNSSTSDDFLQSKMRSIFSGKLTVLELFDILDHYSKNCDMIVGNQNLMRVLKQEKFDLLLVDPNEMCGFVIAHLLGVKYAVFSTGLWYPAEVGAPAPLSYVPEFNSLLTDHMNLFERIKNTVVYIISRFGVNFLVLPKYERIMQKYKVLPERSMYDLVHGSSLWMLCTDVALEFPRPTLPNVVYVGGILTKPASPLPEDLQTWVNGANENGFVLVSFGAGVKYLSEDIANKLAHALARLPQRVIWRFSGNKPRNLGNNTKLIEWLPQNDLLGHSNIKAFLSHGGLNSIFETMYHGVPVVGIPLFGDHYDTMTRVQAKGMGILLNWKTVTESELYEALVKVINDPSYRQRAQRLSEIHRDQPGHPVNRTVYWINYILRHNGAQHLRAAIYSISFYQYFLLDIAFVVLVGAALFYYILSRITKFIRKQSKHLWSSDEHSTVNGHYQNGIPNGKYRRNGHIKHEKKVK from the exons ATGAAGCCGTACACTCCAGCTCTCATTCTCCTGTGGAGTGCTGTTGGGATAGCGAGGGCTGCCAAAATCGTTGTTGTGCCGCCAATTATGTTTGAAAGCCATCTTTATATTTTCAAGACTCTGGCCTCAGCCTTGCATGACCAAGGTCACCAGACAGTGTTTCTCCTCTCTGAGGGCAGAGATATTCCTCCATCTAATCACTATAGACTTCAGCGTTACCCAGGGATCTTTAACAGCAGCACCTCGGATGATTTTCTCCAGTCCAAAATGAGGAGTATTTTCTCTGGGAAACTGACAGTCCTGGAACTGTTTGATATCCTGGATCACTATTCCAAGAACTGTGACATGATTGTGGGCAACCAAAACCTCATGCGTGTCCTGAAACAGGAAAAATTTGACCTGCTCCTGGTAGATCCTAATGAGATGTGTGGATTTGTGATAGCTCACCTTTTAGGGGTCAAATATGCTGTCTTTTCAACTGGCCTTTGGTATCCAGCAGAAGTAGGTGCTCCAGCTCCCCTGTCTTATGTTCCAGAATTTAACTCACTACTCACAGATCACATGAACCTGTTTGAGAGGATTAAAAATACTGTTGTTTATATTATTTCAAGATTTGGAGTCAATTTTTTGGTTCTGCCAAAATATGAAAGGATAATGCAGAAATACAAGGTTCTACCAGAACGGTCCATGTATGACTTGGTTCATGGATCCAGCCTGTGGATGCTTTGTACTGATGTAGCACTAGAGTTTCCAAGACCCACGCTACCAAATGTTGTTTATGTGGGAGGAATCCTAACCAAACCGGCCAGCCCTCTGCCAGAA gATCTCCAAACATGGGTGAATGGTGCTAATGAAAATGGCTTTGTCCTCGTCTCATTTGGAGCTGGAGTGAAATATCTGTCAGAAGATATAGCAAATAAGTTAGCACATGCTTTGGCAAGACTGCCTCAGAGAGTTATTTGGAG GTTTTCAGGAAACAAACCAAGGAATTTAGGCAACAATACAAAGCTTATAGAATGGTTACCACAAAATGACCTGCTTG gtCACTCTAACATTAAAGCCTTTCTTAGTCATGGTGGTTTGAACAGCATTTTTGAAACCATGTACCACGGGGTCCCTGTGGTGGGAATTCCCCTTTTTGGAGACCATTATGATACTATGACTCGAGTGCAGGCTAAAGGCATGGGAATACTGTTGAACTGGAAGACCGTCACTGAGAGTGAATTGTATGAAGCACTAGTAAAAGTTATTAATGATCCCAG CTACCGGCAACGAGCCCAGAGGCTGTCAGAAATTCACAGAGACCAGCCTGGTCACCCCGTTAACCGGACTGTCTACTGGATTAACTACATCCTCCGGCACAACGGAGCACAGCATCTACGTGCCGCTATTTACAGCATCTCTTTTTATCAGTATTTCTTACTGGATATTGCCTTTGTTGTACTAGTGGGTGCTGccttattttattatattttgtccAGGATAACAAAATTTATCCGCAAACAGAGCAAACATCTTTGGTCAAGTGATGAACATAGCACTGTTAATGGACATTACCAGAATGGGATACCAAATGGAAAGTATAGAAGAAATGGCCAcattaaacatgaaaaaaaggtgaaatga